One segment of Candidatus Limnocylindrales bacterium DNA contains the following:
- a CDS encoding lactate racemase domain-containing protein, producing the protein MREVAPAPPETAVDSARATSDALASAGFEQFARGAASEGRSLTLLVNDNHRYTDTRSFIEAVLALLDSRLAGERVPPLRVLVAAGSHVADDAERRAHESAIFGEHASRLAEVAWHDARSETGLRTVGNMTLHAWMAEAGFYLACGSMEPHYFAGITGAHKTLTVGVMSMESLRANHEHALSPAARPLRLDGNPVHVGIVDALADLEDSGARLLAVNQVIVGERIVGVTAGHPLEALIQGLQIVRSCFAAELDAEADLVVAEVKPPLDRDFYQADKGIKNTEFAVRAGGVLLLEAKCSHGVGIDHFVELLRAAPTAEEARAIVESRGYRLGDHKAVRLRALTDERGVHVGLVGSSVPIDLAGVLGVRMFADRADAARWAREVLASETSPAGAEAGRAVVVHDAGNIALEVR; encoded by the coding sequence GTGCGCGAAGTCGCGCCTGCGCCGCCGGAGACGGCCGTCGATTCCGCGCGCGCGACCAGTGATGCGCTGGCTTCCGCCGGCTTCGAGCAGTTTGCGCGCGGCGCTGCCTCCGAAGGCCGCTCGCTGACGCTGCTGGTCAACGACAACCATCGATACACGGACACGCGAAGCTTCATCGAGGCCGTGCTTGCCCTGCTCGACAGCCGCCTTGCCGGGGAGCGCGTGCCGCCGCTTCGGGTCCTCGTCGCCGCCGGAAGCCATGTGGCGGACGATGCCGAGCGCCGCGCACACGAGAGCGCGATCTTCGGCGAGCACGCGTCGCGCCTCGCGGAAGTGGCCTGGCACGACGCGCGAAGCGAAACCGGTCTTCGCACCGTCGGCAACATGACTCTTCACGCGTGGATGGCCGAGGCCGGTTTCTACCTGGCGTGCGGCAGCATGGAGCCGCATTACTTCGCGGGCATCACCGGCGCGCACAAGACGCTGACCGTCGGCGTGATGTCGATGGAGAGCCTGCGTGCCAATCACGAGCACGCGCTGTCGCCGGCCGCGCGTCCGCTGCGGCTCGACGGCAATCCCGTGCATGTCGGCATCGTCGATGCACTGGCCGATCTCGAGGATTCGGGGGCGCGCCTTCTCGCCGTCAACCAGGTGATCGTCGGCGAGCGCATCGTCGGAGTGACGGCCGGTCATCCGCTCGAAGCGCTGATCCAGGGACTTCAGATCGTACGCAGTTGTTTTGCCGCCGAGCTCGACGCCGAAGCCGACCTCGTCGTGGCCGAAGTGAAGCCGCCGCTCGACCGCGACTTCTACCAGGCCGACAAGGGCATCAAGAACACCGAGTTCGCGGTGCGCGCCGGCGGCGTGCTGCTGCTCGAAGCGAAATGTTCCCACGGCGTCGGCATCGATCATTTCGTCGAGCTGCTGCGCGCTGCGCCGACCGCCGAAGAAGCCCGTGCGATCGTCGAGTCGCGCGGCTACCGGCTCGGCGATCACAAGGCGGTACGGCTGAGAGCCCTGACCGATGAGCGCGGCGTACACGTCGGTCTGGTCGGCAGCAGCGTGCCGATTGATCTCGCCGGCGTGCTCGGCGTGCGCATGTTCGCCGATCGCGCCGACGCGGCGCGCTGGGCGCGCGAAGTGCTTGCTTCGGAGACATCGCCGGCAGGTGCGGAGGCCGGCCGCGCGGTGGTCGTGCACGATGCCGGCAACATCGCGCTCGAAGTGCGCTGA
- a CDS encoding ABC transporter ATP-binding protein encodes MSRLWKYMRRYRFRYAVGGLALFATATLVMAIPKLTQRAFDVIAGDLPADQKISTVTGYALTIIAIAIIQAIVRTWSRTLIFNAGRDVEYDLRGELYDHLLNLHQGYYQSQRTGDLMSRLVNDIGAVRMLLGPGFLTFVNTPLYCVYAFSLMLWMDARLTLAALLPFPIVLVFMRRYMRAMMEATVRTQEQLAGMSAFGQETLAGIHVVKSFGREESRARNFIELNRRYKIEAMEAAKLRAKIFPAIRTVSSLGVVIVLGYGGSEVVSGRMTLGSLVAFMGYLQILAWPIMAVGFMLAIWQRGKAALVRLGEIFDIVPGIASPVPAYVPAAVRGDIRFEHVDFAHAAGGAKLLDDITIDVPAGTTLGVLGRTGSGKSTIANLPPRLFDATSGRVLVDGVDVREWDLASLRSAIGFVPQDPFLFSTTIAKNVEFGRGTLEGPEMSSLLETSGLDVDLAEFPHGLATPVGERGVTLSGGQKQRLTLARAIAREPRILILDDSLSSVDAATERRILERLDEVRRGRTAIVISHRVSSVVKADRIAVIDEGRIVEQGTHAELVARQGLYADLWKRQRITEELEAMA; translated from the coding sequence ATGAGTCGTCTCTGGAAATACATGCGGCGCTACCGCTTCCGCTACGCGGTGGGCGGGCTCGCGCTGTTCGCCACCGCCACGCTGGTCATGGCGATTCCCAAGCTGACGCAGCGCGCGTTCGACGTCATCGCCGGCGACCTTCCCGCCGACCAGAAGATTTCCACCGTGACAGGCTATGCCCTGACGATCATCGCGATCGCGATTATCCAGGCGATCGTGCGCACCTGGTCGAGGACCCTGATCTTCAACGCCGGCCGCGACGTCGAGTACGACCTCCGGGGCGAGCTCTACGACCATCTCCTGAACCTGCACCAGGGATATTACCAGAGCCAGCGTACCGGCGACCTGATGTCGCGCCTGGTCAACGACATCGGCGCGGTACGCATGCTCCTCGGTCCGGGCTTCCTCACGTTCGTCAACACCCCGCTCTACTGCGTCTACGCGTTCTCGCTGATGCTGTGGATGGATGCGCGGCTGACGCTCGCCGCGCTGCTGCCGTTTCCGATCGTGCTCGTGTTCATGCGCCGCTACATGCGCGCGATGATGGAGGCGACGGTGCGCACACAGGAGCAGCTGGCCGGCATGTCCGCGTTCGGCCAGGAGACGCTGGCGGGTATCCACGTCGTCAAGTCGTTCGGCCGCGAAGAATCCCGCGCACGCAACTTCATCGAGCTCAACCGGCGCTACAAGATCGAAGCGATGGAGGCGGCAAAGCTGCGCGCGAAGATCTTCCCGGCGATTCGCACGGTTTCTTCGCTCGGGGTCGTCATCGTGCTCGGCTACGGCGGCAGCGAAGTCGTCAGCGGCCGCATGACGCTCGGGTCTCTGGTCGCGTTCATGGGCTATCTGCAGATCCTCGCGTGGCCGATCATGGCGGTCGGCTTCATGCTTGCGATCTGGCAGCGCGGCAAGGCCGCGCTCGTGCGGCTCGGAGAAATCTTCGACATCGTGCCCGGCATCGCGTCGCCGGTTCCCGCCTACGTTCCGGCCGCCGTTCGCGGCGACATCCGTTTCGAGCACGTCGATTTCGCGCACGCGGCAGGCGGCGCCAAGCTGCTCGACGACATCACGATCGATGTGCCGGCCGGAACCACGCTCGGCGTTCTCGGACGCACCGGTTCGGGCAAATCGACGATTGCGAACCTCCCGCCGCGACTGTTCGACGCGACCTCCGGCCGCGTGCTCGTCGACGGCGTCGACGTGCGCGAATGGGATCTTGCGAGCCTGCGCTCGGCCATCGGATTCGTGCCCCAGGACCCGTTCCTGTTCTCGACGACGATCGCGAAGAACGTCGAGTTCGGGCGCGGAACGCTCGAAGGCCCCGAGATGTCGAGCCTGCTCGAAACCTCCGGGCTGGATGTCGACCTCGCCGAATTCCCGCACGGCCTTGCCACCCCGGTCGGAGAACGCGGCGTGACGCTGTCGGGCGGCCAGAAGCAGCGCCTGACCCTCGCACGCGCGATTGCGCGCGAACCGAGAATTCTCATCCTCGACGACTCGCTCTCGAGCGTGGATGCGGCAACCGAGCGCAGGATCCTCGAGCGTCTCGACGAGGTCCGGCGCGGTCGCACTGCGATCGTCATTTCCCACCGCGTCTCGTCGGTCGTCAAGGCTGATCGCATCGCGGTGATCGACGAAGGCCGCATCGTCGAGCAGGGAACGCACGCCGAGCTCGTCGCCCGGCAAGGGCTCTACGCCGACCTCTGGAAGCGCCAGCGCATCACCGAAGAGCTCGAGGCCATGGCATGA
- a CDS encoding FAD-binding oxidoreductase — protein MPAAADPRWLARTRAPRGTSSLTRAQDADLVAGYLQDAARYPGGHTREVCFPENEADVAALVREGRPLLVVGAQSSLTGGATPHGETVVSTARLSVMRDWTSSSVCAGAGVVLRDLDAACIERDLYFPPVPTYDGATVGGVVSTDAAGAATFKHGTVRRWVDRLTLVLACGEALDVERGHVTAHPDGWFEIARLDGSCMRVPVPSVAMPAVAKVSAGYRGGAGMDLIDLFIGSEGTLGVVTEARLRLAPRPSWLAVLIPVAGDAEAISLTRELRDEAVRTRRAATDSADRTQCGADVAAIEYMDARSLEILREDGIAERAGVPLPSGARALLLVQLELPPSYDRARAVEELAAASGSEELAAASGSEELAAASGSAERAAATGSEELAAASGSAESGSASSATSGPIATLCRILERRGLLADAVPALPGENDRRRALFALREAVPDGVNRRIREAALRTGEPIAKSGGDVIVPFEHLEESLVRYRAVLEATGMDSVIWGHISDGNVHPNLIAKSSQEMELARAAQIAIGRIAIELGGSPLAEHGTGRNPGKKLLLRELHGEAGVESMRATRRALDPDGLFAPGVLFDNA, from the coding sequence ATGCCGGCCGCTGCGGATCCTCGATGGCTCGCCCGCACCCGGGCGCCGCGCGGAACGTCGTCGCTGACGCGAGCGCAAGACGCCGACCTGGTTGCCGGCTACCTGCAGGATGCAGCCCGATATCCCGGCGGCCACACGCGTGAAGTGTGTTTCCCGGAAAACGAAGCCGACGTCGCGGCACTCGTCCGCGAGGGCAGGCCGCTGCTCGTCGTCGGCGCGCAGTCTTCGCTGACCGGCGGCGCGACGCCGCACGGCGAGACGGTGGTCTCGACGGCCCGGCTTTCTGTGATGCGCGACTGGACGTCGAGCTCGGTGTGCGCCGGCGCGGGCGTCGTGCTGCGCGATCTCGACGCCGCGTGCATCGAGCGCGATCTCTACTTTCCGCCTGTGCCGACGTACGACGGCGCGACGGTCGGCGGCGTGGTCTCGACCGACGCCGCCGGCGCGGCGACGTTCAAGCACGGGACCGTCCGTCGGTGGGTCGACCGGCTCACGCTGGTGCTCGCGTGCGGCGAGGCTCTCGACGTCGAGCGCGGGCACGTGACCGCGCATCCCGACGGATGGTTCGAGATCGCGAGGCTCGACGGCAGCTGCATGCGAGTACCGGTGCCGTCGGTCGCGATGCCCGCGGTTGCGAAAGTGTCGGCCGGTTATCGCGGCGGTGCCGGCATGGATCTGATCGACCTGTTCATCGGAAGCGAAGGCACGCTGGGCGTCGTTACCGAAGCGCGGCTGCGCCTTGCGCCGCGACCGTCGTGGCTTGCGGTGCTGATCCCGGTTGCCGGCGACGCCGAGGCGATTTCACTGACGCGTGAGCTCCGCGACGAAGCCGTGCGGACGCGACGCGCAGCCACCGACAGCGCCGACCGAACGCAATGCGGCGCGGATGTGGCCGCGATCGAATACATGGATGCACGCTCGCTCGAGATTCTTCGCGAGGACGGGATCGCAGAACGTGCCGGCGTGCCGCTGCCCTCCGGCGCGCGCGCGCTCCTTCTCGTCCAGCTCGAGCTGCCGCCATCCTACGATCGCGCGCGCGCGGTCGAAGAGCTGGCCGCAGCCAGCGGGTCAGAGGAGCTGGCGGCAGCCAGCGGGTCAGAGGAACTGGCGGCAGCCAGCGGGTCAGCGGAACGGGCCGCAGCCACCGGGTCAGAGGAACTGGCGGCAGCCAGCGGGTCAGCGGAGAGCGGCTCCGCGTCCTCCGCGACTTCCGGCCCCATCGCCACGCTCTGCCGCATCCTCGAGCGGCGCGGTCTGCTTGCCGATGCGGTGCCGGCGCTTCCCGGCGAGAACGACAGGCGCCGCGCGCTGTTCGCTCTGCGCGAAGCGGTTCCCGACGGCGTCAATCGACGGATCCGTGAGGCGGCGCTGCGAACCGGAGAACCCATCGCGAAATCCGGCGGCGACGTGATCGTTCCGTTCGAGCACCTCGAGGAATCGCTCGTTCGCTATCGCGCGGTGCTCGAGGCAACCGGAATGGACTCGGTGATCTGGGGACACATCTCCGACGGCAACGTGCATCCCAACCTGATCGCGAAGAGCTCGCAGGAGATGGAGCTCGCGCGTGCCGCGCAGATCGCGATCGGAAGAATCGCCATCGAGCTCGGCGGAAGCCCGCTCGCCGAGCACGGGACGGGTCGCAATCCCGGCAAGAAGCTGCTGCTGCGTGAGCTGCACGGAGAGGCCGGCGTCGAGTCGATGCGTGCGACCAGGCGTGCTCTCGATCCGGACGGTCTGTTCGCACCCGGAGTGCTGTTCGACAACGCGTAG
- a CDS encoding ABC transporter ATP-binding protein, translating into MSQAEGTGIGEELAIVGTRDIAMVRSMWRFLSPYKGLFFLSIALLPLISACLLVQPWIVKQAIDHCIAAGTTHNLWLWVLAYTAAFVSEFALLYWQNVVTMSLAQKSLADLRLAVFEKIESMDTAFFDHNPVGRLVTRMTTDVDVINEMFAAGAITMLMDALTLIGIVVIMFMLHAKLTVAALATLPLMLILVDFFRRKSRTYYRQIRERIARINSYLQESITGMAVVQLFVNERRMSAEFGELNSSYRDANHWSNIYEASLFSIVECVSAISTAAILWYGAHLVVGTPVTAASAVQGAVGFGTLVAFMEYINRFFVPVRDFSTKYAVLQSAITACEKVFGLLELEPVLRNPAEPIPAPPRTGTIEFDDVWFSYIPGEPVLRGVSFRVAAGEHVAIVGATGSGKTTITKLLARFYDVERGRVLVDGVDVREWDLGDLRRRIVTVLQDVFLFSGTAADNIRLGRDDITDEEVRAAARAVHADRFLERLPDGYDSPVRERGNNFSTGQRQLLSFARALAYKPDILVLDEATSSVDHDTEELIQDAVAKLQEGRTSLVIAHRLATIEGADRIVVLHHGVLRESGSHEELMKLGGLYARLYLLQHDDEVHAHPSPPAEQVATSA; encoded by the coding sequence ATGAGCCAGGCCGAAGGCACCGGTATCGGCGAAGAGCTCGCCATCGTCGGCACGCGCGACATCGCGATGGTGCGCTCGATGTGGCGCTTTCTGTCGCCGTACAAGGGCCTGTTCTTTCTGTCGATCGCGCTTCTGCCGCTGATCTCGGCCTGCCTTCTGGTGCAGCCGTGGATCGTCAAGCAGGCCATCGACCACTGCATCGCGGCCGGCACCACGCACAACCTGTGGCTGTGGGTGCTCGCGTACACCGCGGCATTCGTCAGCGAGTTCGCGCTGCTCTACTGGCAGAACGTCGTGACGATGTCGCTCGCGCAGAAGAGCCTCGCCGACCTGCGCCTGGCCGTGTTCGAGAAGATCGAATCGATGGATACGGCGTTCTTCGACCACAATCCGGTCGGCCGCCTCGTCACGCGCATGACGACCGACGTCGACGTGATCAACGAGATGTTCGCCGCCGGGGCGATCACGATGCTGATGGACGCGCTGACGCTCATCGGCATCGTCGTCATCATGTTCATGCTGCACGCGAAGCTGACGGTCGCCGCGCTCGCGACGCTGCCGCTGATGCTGATCCTGGTCGATTTCTTCCGGCGCAAGTCGCGCACGTACTACCGGCAGATCCGCGAGCGTATCGCGCGCATCAACTCGTACCTGCAGGAGTCGATCACCGGCATGGCGGTCGTGCAGCTTTTCGTCAACGAGCGGCGCATGTCGGCCGAGTTCGGCGAGCTCAACTCGTCGTATCGGGACGCCAACCACTGGTCGAACATCTACGAGGCGTCGCTGTTCTCGATCGTCGAGTGCGTCAGCGCGATCTCGACGGCCGCGATCCTGTGGTACGGCGCGCATCTGGTGGTCGGCACGCCCGTCACCGCGGCGTCGGCCGTCCAGGGCGCAGTCGGCTTCGGCACGCTGGTCGCGTTCATGGAGTACATCAACCGGTTCTTCGTGCCGGTACGCGACTTCTCGACCAAGTACGCCGTGCTGCAATCGGCCATCACGGCCTGCGAGAAGGTATTCGGCCTCCTCGAGCTCGAGCCGGTCCTCAGGAATCCCGCCGAGCCGATCCCGGCGCCGCCCCGTACGGGCACGATCGAGTTCGACGACGTATGGTTCTCGTACATTCCGGGAGAGCCGGTGCTTCGCGGCGTCTCGTTCCGCGTCGCGGCCGGCGAGCACGTTGCAATCGTCGGCGCCACCGGCTCGGGCAAGACCACGATCACCAAGCTGCTCGCGCGCTTCTACGACGTCGAGCGCGGGCGCGTGCTGGTCGACGGCGTCGACGTGCGCGAGTGGGATCTCGGCGATCTCCGCCGCCGCATCGTGACCGTGCTGCAGGACGTGTTCCTGTTTTCCGGGACTGCCGCCGACAACATCCGCCTCGGGCGCGACGACATCACCGACGAGGAAGTCCGCGCGGCCGCGCGCGCCGTGCATGCCGACCGCTTTCTCGAACGCCTGCCCGACGGCTACGATTCGCCCGTGCGCGAGCGCGGCAACAACTTCTCGACCGGGCAGCGACAGCTCCTGTCGTTCGCGCGTGCGCTTGCGTACAAGCCGGACATCCTCGTGCTCGACGAAGCGACGTCGAGCGTCGACCACGACACCGAGGAGCTCATCCAGGATGCCGTCGCGAAGCTGCAGGAAGGTCGCACGTCGCTCGTCATTGCGCACCGGCTTGCGACGATCGAAGGCGCCGACCGCATCGTCGTGCTGCACCACGGCGTGCTGCGCGAGAGCGGCTCGCATGAAGAGCTGATGAAGCTCGGCGGCCTGTACGCGCGCCTGTACCTGCTGCAGCACGACGACGAGGTGCACGCGCACCCATCTCCGCCGGCGGAACAGGTCGCAACCAGCGCCTGA
- a CDS encoding sulfatase produces the protein MKKPFLFVAIALFAGAALVWSHGRTTVGSYARSNILIISVDALRADHLGTYGYGRDCSPTIDALSKRAVTFDRAFAPRGSTWPSLTTMLTSLSPVTHNVRENGQYPPPDIRTIAHILGDAGYSAEAFVSGTICYIARRVDAFKKVACGEDTYVASAAADFIRSNDGRPFFAWLHILAPHGPYDPPAAYDRFTRADYHGQIGRDQLTLGAVIRNQKPLTDEDRAQLYGLYDGEILFADAQIALVLKALEEKGLQERTIVVFLADHGEELADHNGYLYHSCSVYDSVLRIPLIIALPDGAGAGRRSASIIETQDLAPTLLELVGLEPLPSFEGRSRITRLGSSDESPPEASTTNGEFSSSEWYASDVDKTIQTVRTARWRYVSNPSGLTPRCPPRGDYYKVQREELYDHASDPLDHRNVVADHPELAQRFAKIAEAENARSIKVKPQEIDKNLEGELRSFGYVE, from the coding sequence GTGAAAAAGCCTTTCCTGTTCGTCGCGATTGCGCTCTTCGCAGGCGCAGCTCTGGTCTGGAGCCACGGACGAACAACGGTCGGATCGTACGCGCGTTCCAACATCCTCATCATCTCGGTCGACGCATTGCGCGCAGACCACCTGGGCACGTACGGCTACGGCCGCGACTGCTCGCCGACCATCGACGCCCTGTCGAAGCGGGCAGTCACGTTCGACCGGGCCTTTGCGCCGCGCGGCTCCACGTGGCCTTCGCTCACGACGATGCTCACGTCGCTTTCGCCGGTCACGCACAACGTGCGCGAGAATGGCCAGTATCCGCCGCCGGACATCCGCACCATCGCCCATATCCTAGGCGACGCGGGATATTCGGCGGAGGCATTCGTCAGCGGAACCATCTGCTACATCGCCAGGCGAGTCGATGCGTTCAAGAAAGTCGCGTGTGGCGAGGACACCTACGTGGCATCGGCCGCAGCCGACTTCATCCGTTCGAACGACGGACGGCCGTTCTTCGCGTGGCTACACATTCTCGCGCCGCACGGCCCGTATGATCCGCCCGCCGCATACGACCGGTTCACCAGGGCCGACTACCACGGACAGATCGGCCGCGACCAGCTCACGCTCGGCGCCGTCATCCGCAACCAGAAGCCGCTGACGGACGAAGACCGCGCGCAACTCTACGGTCTTTATGACGGCGAGATCCTGTTCGCTGACGCACAGATTGCACTGGTGCTGAAAGCACTCGAGGAAAAGGGCCTGCAGGAGAGGACGATCGTCGTGTTCCTCGCAGACCACGGCGAAGAGCTCGCCGATCACAACGGCTATCTCTATCACTCGTGCTCGGTCTACGATTCGGTGCTGCGCATCCCGCTGATCATCGCGCTTCCGGACGGAGCGGGCGCCGGACGGCGGTCGGCCTCGATCATCGAGACGCAGGATCTGGCGCCTACGCTGCTCGAGCTCGTCGGGCTCGAGCCGCTTCCGTCATTCGAAGGCAGGTCGCGTATCACGCGCCTCGGCAGCAGCGACGAGAGCCCGCCGGAAGCCTCGACCACCAATGGAGAATTCTCATCCAGCGAGTGGTACGCGTCCGACGTCGACAAGACCATCCAGACCGTTCGGACGGCGCGCTGGCGCTACGTGAGCAACCCGTCCGGTCTTACGCCGCGATGTCCGCCGCGCGGCGACTACTACAAGGTCCAGCGCGAAGAGCTCTACGACCATGCGAGCGACCCGCTCGATCACCGCAACGTCGTCGCCGACCATCCGGAGCTTGCGCAGCGTTTCGCGAAAATCGCCGAGGCGGAGAACGCACGATCGATCAAAGTGAAGCCGCAGGAGATCGACAAGAATCTCGAGGGCGAGCTGCGCTCGTTCGGATACGTCGAGTAA
- a CDS encoding GDP-mannose 4,6-dehydratase, protein MQRSTAAAPRSPPACSLSAGATDRTHAGGSSQARPRRIFITGVAGQDGWYLAQQLAGAGHLVTGLVLPGQQADAEEIRTIEGDLRDVDSLVRAIDAAAPDEIYNLAAATFVPASWEAPDETRTVNALGVRNLVAAMLRAAPSARLCHASSAEIFGPPTGRPQDEDHPMLAASPYGLAKAEAHKLIAETRAGGVFACSAILFNHESPRRPPSFVTRKITMAAARIARGLGKEPVALGNLRAARDWGYAPEYVEAMQRMLAAGEPRDYVVATGRATTVGRFAELAFARAGLDWRQHVVSDPVHEREGDSEARIGNPSRIERELGWKAATSVEALVRIMVDADLALPAE, encoded by the coding sequence ATGCAACGCAGCACCGCGGCTGCTCCGCGCTCACCGCCGGCCTGCAGCTTGAGCGCCGGCGCAACAGACAGGACGCATGCGGGCGGATCGTCGCAGGCGAGGCCGCGACGCATCTTCATCACCGGAGTGGCCGGACAGGACGGCTGGTACCTCGCGCAGCAGCTTGCGGGCGCAGGACATCTCGTAACCGGCCTCGTGCTGCCCGGCCAGCAAGCGGACGCCGAAGAGATCCGGACGATCGAAGGAGACCTGCGCGACGTCGATTCGCTCGTGCGTGCAATCGACGCCGCCGCACCCGACGAGATCTACAATCTGGCCGCAGCCACGTTCGTGCCCGCGTCGTGGGAGGCTCCGGACGAAACCAGAACCGTCAACGCGCTCGGCGTCCGCAACCTCGTCGCCGCGATGTTGCGTGCTGCGCCGAGCGCACGGCTGTGCCATGCGTCGTCCGCGGAAATCTTCGGACCACCGACCGGCCGCCCGCAGGACGAAGATCATCCGATGCTGGCCGCTTCGCCGTACGGCCTGGCCAAGGCGGAGGCGCACAAGCTGATTGCCGAAACGCGCGCGGGCGGCGTGTTCGCGTGCTCGGCGATCCTGTTCAACCACGAATCGCCGCGCAGGCCGCCGTCGTTCGTGACGCGCAAGATCACGATGGCCGCGGCGCGCATCGCACGCGGCCTCGGCAAGGAACCCGTCGCGCTCGGAAACCTGCGGGCCGCGCGGGATTGGGGCTACGCACCCGAATACGTCGAAGCGATGCAGAGGATGCTCGCCGCCGGCGAGCCGCGCGATTACGTCGTCGCCACTGGGCGCGCAACCACCGTCGGCCGTTTCGCGGAGCTCGCGTTCGCGCGCGCAGGGCTCGACTGGCGTCAGCACGTCGTCAGCGATCCGGTGCACGAACGCGAAGGCGACAGCGAAGCGAGGATCGGCAATCCGTCGCGCATCGAGCGCGAGCTCGGATGGAAAGCGGCGACCAGCGTCGAGGCGCTCGTACGCATCATGGTCGATGCGGACCTGGCGCTGCCCGCCGAATAG
- a CDS encoding aminopeptidase, whose translation MPGLLLRFATGLAAVLVAGGCRSLYLTRLAMEEARFLRDAKPATELLATTQDPERRRAIETLIDVRNFAADEGLHVGGSYRTVSDSASTSPFHVVTAAYADKLEPYTWWYPVVGKIPYRGYFDREPAEKFAAGLRDEGLDTMIVEASAYSTLGWFDDPLPSSVLVRGEYAVVVTVLHELVHQTFFAPGQVEFNESLASAASWRLAERYYRSRGNEAGAARAKAWREAWVARSDVLDAAAVKLKTYFDEARARGEPRDELIAGRKAIYDEVLADIERVDHNFAKDLAEDRLDNASFLAAHRYATGGRGIDAFLAAQPSISIALAQLSDALAHHGDVHKLVIGTPMPVP comes from the coding sequence GTGCCCGGCCTTCTCCTGCGCTTCGCGACGGGCCTCGCTGCAGTCCTCGTCGCCGGCGGGTGTCGCAGCCTTTATCTGACGCGCCTCGCCATGGAAGAGGCGCGCTTTCTGCGCGACGCGAAGCCCGCCACAGAACTGCTCGCAACTACGCAGGATCCTGAACGGCGCCGGGCGATCGAGACCCTGATCGACGTACGCAACTTCGCTGCCGACGAGGGTCTTCACGTGGGCGGCAGTTATCGAACGGTCAGCGACAGTGCATCGACGTCACCCTTTCACGTCGTGACCGCCGCCTACGCCGACAAGCTCGAGCCCTATACGTGGTGGTATCCGGTCGTCGGCAAGATCCCCTATCGCGGATACTTCGATCGCGAGCCTGCCGAGAAGTTCGCCGCGGGACTTCGCGACGAGGGACTCGACACGATGATCGTCGAGGCTTCGGCGTATTCGACGCTCGGATGGTTCGACGATCCGCTGCCGTCGAGCGTGCTCGTGCGCGGCGAGTATGCCGTCGTCGTCACGGTGCTGCACGAGCTCGTGCACCAGACGTTTTTTGCGCCGGGCCAGGTCGAGTTCAACGAGTCGCTCGCAAGCGCTGCGTCGTGGCGCCTCGCGGAACGCTACTATCGGTCGCGCGGCAACGAGGCCGGCGCTGCCCGGGCGAAAGCCTGGCGCGAAGCGTGGGTCGCGCGCAGCGACGTGCTCGACGCGGCCGCGGTCAAGCTGAAAACGTATTTCGACGAGGCGCGTGCGCGCGGCGAGCCGCGCGACGAGCTGATCGCAGGACGCAAGGCGATCTACGACGAGGTGCTCGCCGACATCGAGCGCGTCGACCACAACTTCGCGAAGGATCTTGCCGAGGACCGGCTCGACAATGCGTCGTTCCTTGCGGCGCACCGCTATGCGACCGGAGGCCGCGGGATCGACGCGTTCCTTGCCGCACAGCCGAGCATCTCCATCGCGCTCGCGCAGCTGAGCGACGCGCTTGCTCATCACGGCGACGTCCACAAGCTCGTCATCGGCACGCCGATGCCTGTGCCATGA
- a CDS encoding class I SAM-dependent methyltransferase, protein MVGSAEGANAFTGERPGWGEGFEYDYARHIAAYRVAQRLVGGRTVLDAGCGEGFGTQLLAADASSVTGVDYSEDAIRECRRLWTAGRPNLTFEQVDLAHPAAFSDRFDVVLCFQVIEHIHDPLPFLHALADRLAPGGTLVVTTPNRLRTVSENPYHVREYTAGELDAELRAVFSDVTIRGIHGNEKVEQFEEGRRRAVERILRLDPLGIRNLLPRRVVEFAFARLARLVRRHAKPEGAAPVLPEDFSEQDAVDRALDLLAFCRDPRPSR, encoded by the coding sequence ATGGTCGGCTCAGCGGAGGGTGCGAACGCGTTCACCGGCGAAAGGCCCGGCTGGGGCGAAGGATTCGAGTACGACTATGCGCGGCACATCGCTGCGTACCGCGTGGCGCAGCGGCTGGTTGGCGGGCGGACGGTTCTCGATGCGGGGTGCGGCGAGGGATTCGGGACCCAGCTTCTTGCAGCCGACGCCAGCTCGGTCACCGGAGTCGACTACTCCGAAGATGCGATCCGCGAATGCCGCCGGCTGTGGACAGCCGGACGGCCGAACCTGACTTTCGAACAGGTCGATCTCGCGCATCCGGCTGCGTTTTCCGACCGCTTCGACGTCGTGCTCTGTTTCCAGGTGATCGAGCACATCCACGATCCCCTGCCGTTCCTGCATGCGCTCGCCGACAGGCTGGCGCCGGGTGGAACGCTCGTCGTCACGACGCCGAACCGGCTGCGCACTGTCTCCGAAAATCCGTACCATGTGCGCGAATACACGGCCGGCGAGCTCGACGCCGAGCTTCGCGCCGTGTTTTCCGACGTTACGATCCGCGGCATCCACGGCAACGAGAAAGTCGAGCAGTTCGAGGAAGGTCGCCGGCGCGCGGTCGAAAGGATCCTGCGCCTCGATCCGCTCGGCATCCGTAACCTGCTTCCGCGGCGCGTCGTGGAATTCGCGTTTGCCCGCCTCGCGCGTCTCGTGCGGCGGCACGCCAAGCCTGAAGGCGCGGCGCCTGTCCTCCCCGAGGATTTCTCGGAGCAGGACGCCGTCGATCGCGCGCTCGATCTGCTCGCGTTCTGCCGCGATCCCCGGCCATCGCGTTAG